The following proteins are co-located in the Nerophis ophidion isolate RoL-2023_Sa linkage group LG04, RoL_Noph_v1.0, whole genome shotgun sequence genome:
- the LOC133550455 gene encoding cAMP-regulated phosphoprotein 19-like: MSELAEGAMTMEEEREMDDKAVSTEKAEEAKIKVMHPNLGARPGGSDFLRKRLQKGLKYFDSGDYNMAKAKMKNKHLPSAPTEKAQITGGHIPTPQDLPQRNNSIATSQLAER, translated from the coding sequence ATGTCAGAGTTGGCCGAAGGAGCCATGACTATGGAAGAAGAGCGGGAAATGGATGACAAAGCTGTCAGTACAGAGAAAGCAGAAGAAGCCAAGATAAAGGTCATGCATCCCAATCTTGGAGCTAGACCGGGAGGTTCAGATTTTCTGAGAAAACGACTTCAGAAAGGGCTAAAGTATTTTGATTCTGGCGATTACAACATGGCCAAggccaaaatgaagaataaacACTTGCCATCAGCCCCAACAGAGAAGGCTCAGATCACAGGTGGTCACATCCCGACACCTCAGGACCTGCCTCAGAGAAACAACTCTATTGCGACAAGCCAACTGGCTGAGAGATGA